The Meriones unguiculatus strain TT.TT164.6M chromosome 1, Bangor_MerUng_6.1, whole genome shotgun sequence genome has a segment encoding these proteins:
- the Pcnx3 gene encoding pecanex-like protein 3 isoform X6 produces MGSQVLQILRQGVWASLTGGWFFDPHQSTFSNCFHLYVWIFLLVFPFLLYMVLPPSLMVAGVYCLVVAVIFATIKTVNYRLHAMFDQGEIVEKRNSTLGEQEEEAGQGDSSLPRDPGVEMTVFRKVSSTPPVRCSSQHSVFGFNQVSELLPRMEDSGPLRDIKELVREQGSNNVIVTSADREMLKLSSQEKLIGDLPQTPPGVVPDPSLPSTDSSERSPLAGDGVPWGGSSVADTPMSPLLKGSLSQELSKSFLTLTRPDRALVRTSSRREQCRGTGGYQPLDRRGSGDPTPQKAGSSDSCFSGTDRETLSSFKSEKTNSTHLDSPPGGHAPEGSDTDPPSEAELPASPDAGVPSDDTLRSFDTVIGAGTPPGQAEPLLVVRPKDLALLRPNKRRPPLRGNSPPGRAPRRPLLEGSGFFEDEDSSEGSELSPASSLRSQRRYSTDSSSCTSCYSPESSQGAAGGPRKRRAPHGAEEGTAVPPKRPYGTQRTPSTASAKTHARVLSMDGAGGDVLRAPLAGSKAELEAQPGVELAAGEPVVLPAEAHRGPAANQPGWRGELQEEGAVGGAPEETGQRECTSNVRRAQAIRRRHNAGSNPTPPASVMGSPPSSLQETQRGRAASHSRALTLPSALHFASSLLLTRAGPNVHEASNFDDTSEGAVHYFYDESGVRRSYTFGLAGGGYENPVGQPGEQAANGAWDRHSHSSSFHSADVPEATGGLNLLQPRPVVLQGMQVRRVPLEIPEFDLLDQDSLHESQEQTLMEEAPPRAQHSYKYWFLPGRWTSVRYERLALLALLDRTRGIMENIFGVGLSSLVAFLGYLLLLKGFFTDIWVFQFCLVIASCQYSLLKSVQPDAASPMHGHNWVIAYSRPVYFCICCLLIWMLDALGTAQPFPPVSLYGLTLFSASFFFCARDVATVFTLCFPFVFLLGLLPQVNTCLMYLLEQIDMHGFGGTAATSPLTAVFSLTRSLLAAALLYGFCLGAIKTPWPEQHVPVLFSVFCGLLVALSYHLSRQSSDPTVLWSLVRSKLFPELEERSLETARAEPPDPLPEKMRQSVREVLHSDLVMCVVIAVLTFAISASTVFIALKSVLGFVLYAVAGAVGFFTHYLLPQLRKQLPWFCLSQPVLKPLEYSQYEVRGAAQVMWFEKLYAGLQCVEKYLIYPAVVLNALTVDAHTVVSHPDKFCLYCRALLMTVAGLKLLRSAFCCPPQQYLTLAFTVLLFHFDYPRLSQGFLLDYFLMSLLCSKLWDLLYKLRFVLTYIAPWQITWGSAFHAFAQPFAVPHSAMLFLQALLSGLFSTPLNPLLGSAVFIMSYARPLKFWERDYNTKRVDHSNTRLVTQLDRNPGADDNNLNSIFYEHLTRSLQHTLCGDLVLGRWGNYGPGDCFVLASDYLNALVHLIEVGNGLITFQLRGLEFRGTYCQQREVEAITEGVEEDEGCCCCEPGHLPRVLSFNAAFGQRWLAWEVTASKYVLEGYSISDNNAASMLQVFDLRKILITYYVKSIIYYVSRSPKLETWLSHEGITAALRPVRALGYADSDPTFSLSVDEDYDLRLSGLSLPSFCAVHLEWIQYCASRRSQPVDQDWNSPLVTLCFGLCVLGRRALGTASHSMSASLEPFLYGLHALFKGDFRITSPRDEWVFADMDLLHRVVAPGVRMALKLHQDHFTSPDEYEEPATLYDAIAANEERLVISHEGDPAWRSAILSNTPSLLALRHVMDDASDEYKIIMLNRRHLSFRVIKVNRECVRGLWAGQQQELVFLRNRNPERGSIQNAKQALRNMINSSCDQPLGYPIYVSPLTTSLAGSHPQLRALWGGPVSLGAIARWLLRSWERLHKGCGAGCNSGGNVDDSDCGGGGGLTSLSNNPPLAHPTPENTAGGSEQPLPPGPSWGPRPSLSGSGDGRPPPLLQWPPPRLPGPPPASPAPTEGPRPSRPPGPGLLSSEGPSGKWSLGGRKGLGGPDGEPASGSPKGGTPKSQAPLDLSLSPDVSSEASPARTTQDIPCLDSSAPESGTPSGAPGDWPVPVEERESPAAQPLLEHQY; encoded by the exons CCCCTCAGAG ACATCAAGGAGCTGGTACGGGAGCAGGGCAGCAACAATGTGATTGTGACCTCTGCCGACCGAGAGATGCTGAAGCTCAGCTCTCAGGAGAAACTGA TTGGAGACCTTCCCCAGACACCCCCAGGGGTTGTCCCAGACCCCTCTCTCCCCAGTACGGATTCTTCCGAGCGTTCTCCCCTGGCTGGAGATGGTGTGCCCTGGGGTGGGAGCAGTGTGGCTGATACTCCCATGAGCCCCTTACTGAAAGGGAGCCTCAGCCAGGAGCTAAGCAAGAGCTTCCTGACCCTGACCCGGCCTGACCGGGCCCTAGTGAGGACCAGTAGTCGACGGGAACAGTGTCGGGGAACTGGAGGCTACCAGCCCCTGGACCGGAGGGGCTCAGGTGACCCCACACCCCAGAAAGCTGGCTCTTCAGATTCTTGCTTCAGTGGCACTGACAGGGAGACCCTGAGCAGCTTCAAGAGTGAGAAGACCAACTCTACGCACCTGGATAGCCCCCCTGGTGGACATGCCCCTGAGGGCAGCGACACAGACCCTCCATCGGAGGCTGAGCTGCCTGCCTCCCCAGATGCTGGGGTTCCCTCGGATGATACACTTCGTTCCTTTGACACAGTCATTGGAGCAGGGACGCCACCCGGCCAAGCTGAGCCGCTCCTGGTTGTGCGGCCCAAGGACTTGGCCCTGCTTCGGCCTAACAAACGGCGGCCCCCCTTGCGCGGAAACTCCCCACCTGGTCGTGCCCCAAGACGGCCCTTGCTAGAGGGTTCTGGCTTTTTTGAAGATGAAGACAGCAGCGAAGGTAGTGAGCTGAGTCCAGCGTCCAGCCTCCGGTCTCAGCGCCGTTATAGTACCGACAGCTCCTCGTGCACTTCTTGCTACTCCCCTGAGAGCTCCCAGGGAGCAGCAGGGGGTCCTCGGAAGCGGCGGGCCCCTCATGGGGCTGAAGAAGGAACTGCTGTGCCCCCTAAGCGGCCCTATGGGACTCAGCGGACACCCAGTACTGCCAGTGCCAAAACTCACGCACGTGTGCTGAGCATGGACGGGGCAGGGGGTGATGTCTTGCGGGCTCCCCTGGCTGGCTCCAAGGCCGAGCTGGAGGCCCAGCCAGGGGTGGAGCTGGCTGCTGGTGAGCCTGTTGTGCTGCCTGCCGAAGCCCATAGGGGACCTGCTGCCAACCAGCCTGGCTGGCGGGGGGAGCTGCAGGAGGAAGGTGCTGTGGGGGGAG CTCCTGAGGAAACAGGTCAGCGGGAATGCACAAGCAATGTGAGGCGAGCTCAAGCCATCCGGAGACGACACAATGCAGGCAGCAACCCTACCCCTCCAGCCTCCGTCATGGGCTCACCACCTAG CAGCCTGCAGGAGACTCAGCGGGGCCGGGCTGCTTCCCACTCCCGGGCACTCACTCTGCCCTCCGCTCTGCACTTTGCCTCTTCTCTGCTGCTTACCCGAGCTGGCCCCAACGTGCATGAAGCCAGCAACTTCGACGACACCTCTGAGGGCGCTGTGCACTATTTCTACGATGAGAGCG GTGTGCGGCGGTCATATACCTTTGGCCTAGCTGGAGGCGGCTACGAGAACCCTGTGGGGCAGCCAGGGGAGCAGGCAGCCAATGGAGCCTG GGACCGTCACTCGCATTCCTCCAGCTTCCACTCAGCTGATGTGCCCGAAGCCACAGGAGGCCTGAACCTGCTGCAGCCGAGGCCAGTGGTTCTTCAGGGCATGCAGGTGCGCAGGGTGCCCCTGGAAATCCCAGAG TTTGACCTGCTGGACCAGGACTCCCTGCACGAATCCCAGGAGCAGACCTTGATGGAGGAAGCACCACCCCGGGCTCAGCACAGCTACAAGTACTGGTTTCTTCCCGGCCGTTGGACCTCTGTGCGCTATGAGCGGCTGGCCCTGTTGGCCCTGTTGGACCG GACGCGGGGGATAATGGAGAACATTTTCGGCGTTGGATTGAGCAGCCTGGTTGCCTTCCTGGGATACCTGTTGCTGCTCAAGGGCTTCTTCACTGACATCTGGGTCTTCCAGTTCTGCCTGGTCATCGCCTCCTGTCAGTACTCCTTGCTCAAG AGCGTGCAGCCTGATGCAGCATCTCCCATGCAT GGCCACAACTGGGTGATTGCATACAGCCGGCCCGTCTACTTCTGCATCTGCTGTCTACTCATCTGGATGTTGGACGCCCTGGGTACTGCTCAGCCCTTCCCACCTGTCTCTCTCTACGGCCTcacgctcttctctgcttctttcttcttctgcgCCCGAGACGTGGCCACTG TGTTCACCTTGTGCTTCCCATTCGTCTTCCTGCTGGGCCTCCTGCCCCAGGTCAACACCTGCCTCATGTACCTCCTGGAGCAGATAGATATGCACGGCTTTGGGGGCACAG CTGCCACCAGCCCGCTCACGGCGGTCTTCAGCCTCACCCGAAGCCTGCTGGCTGCTGCCCTGCTTTATGGCTTCTGCCTTGGGGCCATCAAG ACACCTTGGCCGGAGCAGCACGTCCCTGTCCTCTTCTCAGTCTTCTGTGGCCTCCTGGTGGCCCTGTCCTACCATCTGAGCCGGCAGAGCAGTGACCCCACTGTGCTCTG GTCTCTAGTGCGGAGTAAGCTTTTCCCTGAGCTGGAGGAGCGGAGCCTAGAGACAGCCCGTGCAGAGCCCCCAGACCCACTGCCAGAGAAGATGCGTCAGTCAGTG CGTGAAGTCCTGCACTCCGACCTGGTGATGTGTGTGGTGATTGCAGTGCTCACCTTTGCCATCAGCGCCAGCACCGTCTTCATTGCCCTGAAG TCTGTGCTGGGCTTCGTGTTGTATGCAGTGGCGGGAGCTGTGGGCTTCTTCACACACTACTTGCTGCCGCAGCTCCGCAAACAGCTGCCCTGGTTCTGCCTCTCCCAGCCTGTGCTGAAGCCACTGGAATACAGCCAGTATGAAGTGCGAG GCGCTGCCCAGGTGATGTGGTTTGAGAAGCTCTATGCTGGCCTGCAGTGTGTTGAGAAGTACCTCATCTACCCTGCTGTGGTTCTCAACGCTCTCACTGTGGACGCCCACACAGTCGTCAGCCACCCAGACAAATTCTGCCTCTA CTGCCGGGCATTGCTGATGACTGTGGCGGGGCTGAAGCTGCTACGCTCAGCCTTCTGTTGCCCACCCCAGCAGTACCTGACCTTGGCCTTCACCGTCCTGCTCTTCCACTTTGACTACCCGAGGCTCTCGCAGGGCTTTCTGCTCGACTACTTCCTTATGTCCCTGCTCTGCAGCAAG CTATGGGACCTGCTGTACAAGCTGCGTTTTGTGCTGACCTACATCGCACCCTGGCAGATCACCTGGGGCTCAGCCTTCCATGCCTTTGCCCAGCCCTTCGCTGTACCAC ACTCAGCCATGCTGTTCCTCCAGGCCCTGCTCTCAGGGCTCTTCTCCACACCACTCAACCCTCTGCTGGGCAGTGCTGTCTTCATCATGTCCTATGCGAGGCCCCTCAAGTTCTGGGAGAGGGACTACAA CACTAAACGTGTGGATCATTCCAACACCCGCCTAGTGACACAGCTGGACCGGAACCCAG GCGCTGATGACAACAACCTCAACTCCATCTTCTATGAGCACTTGACACGCTCGCTGCAGCACACCCTGTGTGGGGACCTGGTGCTGGGCCGCTGGGGCAACTATGGCCCTGGTGACTGCTTTGTCCTGGCCTCTGACTACCTCAACGCGCTGGTGCACCTCATTGAGGTTGGCAATGGCCTCATCACCTTCCAGCTGCGTGGCCTTGAGTTCCGGG GCACATACTGCCAGCAGCGTGAGGTGGAGGCCATCACTGAAGGTGTGGAGGAAGATGAGGGATGCTGCTGCTGTGAGCCTGGCCACCTTCCCCGGGTCCTGTCCTTCAATGCTGCCTTTGGGCagcgctggctggcctgggaggtAACAGCCAGCAAGTATGTGCTGGAAGGCTACAGCATTAGTGACAACAACGCTGCCTCCATGCTGCAGGTGTTTGACCTCCGCAAGATCCTCATCACTTACTATGTCAAG AGCATCATCTACTATGTGAGCCGCTCTCCAAAGCTCGAGACCTGGCTGAGCCACGAGGGCATCACGGCTGCCCTACGGCCTGTGCGAGCCCTTGGTTATGCTGACTCAGACCCTACCTTCTCACTGAGTGTTGATGAAGACTATGACCTTCGCCTGTCTGGCCTCTCGCTGCCATCCTTCTGTGCTGTTCACCTTGAGTGGATCCAGTACTGTGCCTCTCGGCGCAGCCAG CCCGTGGACCAGGATTGGAACTCACCGTTGGTCACACTATGCTTTGGCCTGTGTGTGCTGGGTCGCAGGGCCCTGGGAACAGCCTCACACAGCATGTCTGCCAG CCTGGAGcccttcctctatggcctgcatGCCCTGTTCAAGGGTGACTTTCGAATCACCTCCCCTCGTGATGAGTGGGTCTTTGCTGACATGGACCTGCTTCACCGAGTGGTGGCACCTGGGGTTCGCATGGCCCTCAAGCTCCACCAG GACCATTTCACATCTCCTGATGAGTATGAGGAGCCAGCAACCCTGTATGATGCCATTGCGGCCAATGAGGAGCGGCTAGTCATCTCCCATGAGGGCGACCCTGCCTGGCGCAGTGCCATCCTTAGCAACACTCCCTCCCTGCTGGCACTGCGCCACGTCATGGACGATGCTTCCGATGAGTACAAGATCATCATGCTCAACCGGCGCCACCTCAGCTTCCGGGTCATCAAG GTAAACCGAGAGTGTGTGCGTGGGCTGTGGGCCgggcagcagcaggagctggtgttcCTGCGGAACCGCAACCCTGAGCGCGGCAGCATCCAGAACGCCAAGCAGGCCCTCCGCAACATGATCAACTCCTCCTGCGACCAGCCTCTGGGCTACCCCATCTACGTGTCACCTCTCACCACATCTCTGGCTGGCAGCCACCCCCAGCTGCGGGCGCTGTGGGGTGGCCCTGTCAGCCTAGGTGCCATTGCTCGATGGCTCCTGCGCAGCTGGGAGAG ACTTCATAAGGGCTGTGGCGCTGGCTGCAATAGTGGTGGAAATGTGGATGACTCAGACTGTGGTGGGGGTGGTGGCCTGACCTCCCTCAGCAATAATCCCCCCTTGGCACACCCCACGCCTGAAAACACAGCAG GCGGCAGTGAGCAGCCCCTCCCACCAGGTCCTAGCTGGGGGCCACGGCCTTCCCTCAGTGGCTCTGGAGATGGACGGCCCCCTCCTCTGCTGCAGTGGCCTCCCCCTCGGCTCCCTGGACCACCTCCTGCTTCACCTGCGCCCACTGAGGGTCCCCGGCCATCTAGACCTCCTGGCCCTGGTCTTCTCAGTTCTGAGGGGCCCAGTGGGAAGTGGAGTCTGGGGGGTCGGAAGGGACTAGGAGGACCTGATGGGGAGCCAGCCTCAGGGAGCCCCAAAGGAGGTACCCCCAAATCTCAG GCCCCTCTAGACCTCAGCCTCAGTCCTGATGTCAGCTCTGAGGCCTCACCTGCCAGAACAACCCAGGACATTCCTTGCTTGGACAGCAGTGCCCCTGAGAGTGGCACACCTTCCGGCGCCCCAGGTGACTGGCCTGTCCCTGTTGAGGAACGGGAGAGCCCGGCTGCCCAGCCCTTACTGGAGCATCAGTACTGA